The Vicinamibacteria bacterium genome includes a window with the following:
- a CDS encoding ribbon-helix-helix domain-containing protein has protein sequence MTRWNLSIPDETDRAVRSYLARKGLKKGDLSDFVNDAVRREVFDRVVRDIKERNAEANPDELMKLIDEAVEWARADSA, from the coding sequence ATGACCCGCTGGAACTTATCAATCCCCGATGAGACGGACCGAGCGGTGCGTAGCTACTTGGCCCGCAAGGGGCTGAAGAAGGGGGACCTGTCGGATTTCGTGAACGATGCGGTGCGCCGAGAGGTGTTCGATCGTGTCGTGCGAGATATCAAAGAGCGCAACGCGGAGGCCAATCCCGACGAACTCATGAAGCTGATCGATGAGGCGGTAGAGTGGGCCCGTGCGGATTCTGCTTGA
- a CDS encoding CopG family transcriptional regulator produces the protein MKPIQVELPDSFAEELERLVKAGWFRDEEEAVRLALLEFLRRNRVALLERFQREDIEWALSSKKASSS, from the coding sequence TTGAAACCCATACAAGTGGAGCTTCCAGATAGCTTTGCCGAGGAGCTGGAACGGCTGGTGAAGGCCGGGTGGTTTCGCGATGAGGAAGAAGCCGTGCGTCTAGCACTCCTGGAGTTCCTCCGTCGCAATCGGGTGGCGCTTTTGGAGCGTTTTCAGCGCGAGGACATTGAGTGGGCTCTTAGTAGCAAGAAAGCATCGAGTTCGTGA
- a CDS encoding putative toxin-antitoxin system toxin component, PIN family yields MRILLDTNVLVAALITKNTPPDLLYQAWRRGEFELVTSDAQLDELRRVLNYQKLRRFVSREEAKLLLETIDARARIVEDLPEVALSRDPHDNMILATAIKAGASLAVSGDKEGMLALEQVQGIPIVTPRAALARLSKKSGGD; encoded by the coding sequence GTGCGGATTCTGCTTGATACCAACGTTTTGGTCGCAGCACTCATCACCAAGAACACTCCTCCCGATTTGCTCTATCAGGCATGGCGGCGGGGCGAGTTCGAGCTTGTAACCTCAGACGCGCAGCTCGACGAGCTCCGGCGCGTGCTCAACTACCAGAAACTACGACGGTTTGTGAGCCGCGAGGAAGCGAAGCTGCTCCTCGAGACGATTGACGCGAGGGCACGGATCGTGGAGGACTTGCCGGAAGTGGCCCTCTCGAGGGACCCCCATGACAATATGATCCTGGCGACCGCGATCAAGGCCGGAGCGTCCTTGGCCGTGTCCGGTGACAAGGAAGGGATGCTTGCTCTGGAGCAAGTTCAAGGCATCCCGATCGTAACACCGCGTGCCGCGCTTGCCCGTCTGTCCAAGAAAAGCGGGGGTGATTAG
- a CDS encoding type II toxin-antitoxin system VapC family toxin, translating into MLLPDVNVLIYSHREDSTADHPLFADWLKDLATKQEPFALSVLVLVGFARIVTNPRIFKPASTLDQAFAFTAELIQRPTARVVAPGTAHLAIFEELCRESKAAGKLVADAQHAAVAIEHGCTLVTTDSDFDRFSRLRWQHPLRPTSRPGSSASE; encoded by the coding sequence ATGCTCCTTCCGGACGTCAACGTGCTGATTTATTCCCACCGTGAGGACTCGACGGCGGACCACCCCCTCTTTGCGGATTGGCTGAAGGACCTCGCAACGAAACAGGAGCCGTTCGCTCTTTCGGTGCTGGTGCTCGTCGGGTTCGCGAGAATCGTGACGAACCCGCGCATCTTCAAACCTGCTTCGACTCTCGACCAGGCGTTCGCTTTTACCGCGGAGCTCATTCAGCGCCCCACGGCGCGGGTCGTGGCTCCCGGCACGGCGCATCTCGCAATTTTTGAGGAGCTCTGCCGAGAGTCGAAGGCCGCCGGCAAGCTCGTTGCCGACGCACAACACGCCGCAGTGGCGATCGAGCATGGTTGCACACTGGTCACGACGGACTCCGACTTCGACCGCTTTTCCCGGCTCCGTTGGCAGCACCCTCTCCGCCCGACGTCGCGGCCTGGTTCTTCAGCTTCCGAGTAA